Below is a window of Oryza brachyantha chromosome 10, ObraRS2, whole genome shotgun sequence DNA.
AGAACTATTGAATTGAACAACAGTTGTTCACCAGAGATTGCAGTTACAGCAGTAAATCCGTAGCATTGAGCTACTACAATTAAAATGctcgccctctctctctctttttttttgctgtagAAGGCATAAACACACAATGTGTGCATATTGACTCTTCATGTTTTTATGTCTCTTCAGGACGGGAGGAGATATTCACATGCTCTCCATTAATAATCCATATTCTACAGCAATGGACGAAACTAGGCAAACCTACATAACAAGTACTACATGATATCATGATTAAAAACGTTGTGATAGTGTATTTTAATCACATTTACTAGTATTATGCACCATTAAGCACTTCAATTATTGTGATTATATATGCTCTTAAATCAAGAAAGACAAGTGGCATCATTCAGAAGTGGTAATAACTAATAAGTGTACTTACGTTTATGCGAAGAAGAGAGATGCAATTCCTTGGATGTGATCCATTTGCAATATGCGCCACCTCATGAAGCGAGCCACCGTTTGACAAAATCTCAAGCTACAAGGGCCAACAAACATTACTACAACGAATAAGCTGAAGAACAATTCAGTGCGCATGGTATATACAAATACAGTTCTTCATCATTTACCTGGCAGCGCTGTTGTTCATCTGCAAGAAGCTCAAACACCTGGTGATGGGTAAAAGGAAGCCAGCTTGTGGACACTGCAGTGAGGATGACACCACTGGGCTGCCCGGGCTCAGTGTTCTTCCGAGTTGTAACCCTGATAGTGTCCTCTGTTGAATCCGAGAGCGCAGTCCAAGATTGGCTTCCAGAAGCACTGATGTTAGCACAGAAAGTGGTGATCATCCTCTGCGACAGCTTCATCATATTTGTTCTCGCCTCAGGGGTGCGGATCACTGTGAATCAGGAgcaaagaatatatattttttaaaatcagcatgcatgcagaatCAAACACTGCCGGATGTATAAGAACAGCTTGCGTATAAAGCATCGATCGAAAATCCCCAAAATAGCATATGTATTACTGTTGAATGAAGCAAGAAAAGATTGCATTTTTACGAGATAGCTACCTCAGTGAGGCAAAAGATGAATCATCTATAGCATAATCGATCATACAGATTGATACATGGTGCGGCCAATGCGATTGGATGAATTTTCAGGTAAGTCAACAGTTGATGAATCAGGAATAGCTAGTAAGTAGAGCGGAATCGGTTGAGATTAGAGAGTTGATTAATGGGGATGTGCACCTCCAAGGTCAGCGATGTTGCGGGCGAGTTCGCTGGCGAGGCGCTCGCACTGGCGCTGGAGGAGGGACACCCAGCGCGTGGCCCCGaacgcggcgccgccggccacgtAGTCCCTGAACACCGGCTGCAGCGGCTTCTCCTCCCCGACCATCTCCATGTGCTCCACCCACACCACCTGCAtcgccattgccattgccacGCACGCCATGATCGGTTAAGCTACTTACGTGGCATTGCATCCGGGAGCTAGAGCGAAGCGTCGTACGTACCCTGGAGTATCCATTGGGCATGTCCTGGATGATGCATCcggacggccgccgccggcatctGACCGCCGAGGCTTGGAGCAGCCCTTCCTGGAACCCTTCCGCCGGGAAATCCACGATCGCCCAGCTGCCCTCGTCGGCGTTGTGCACGCAGTACCGGAAGAACACCACCTCACGCGCGGGCACCAGAGGGGACAAGAACTGCACCTCCGCTTGCATCTGCGAGCGACAGCAAATCGTTTTCAGTCGATCATCCATGGGTCATCAACGAGAGTAATTAGCCATCAGCAGTTGATCATTACCAAGAGAAGAGTTCCATTGCCGAGGTGACCAGACGCAGCTCCGTGGTTTATGATCTGGATTGTTCTTGCCTTGCAAACAATCGACGGGAAGAGTTCCATCCATTTGTCCTGCAACCGCGCACGCACAAGTTAACTAATCGAGGCACAAATTGAAGATTTTTGTGAGGAAAAATTGTATGGAAATGGTGAAATTAACGTTGCTATTGCTGACCGCATCAAGGAAGGCATCCACCAAGTTGATGCTGTTCATGATGACGACTGCGTTGTCACGCGTCCCCTCCGTCCTcgccacggcgccggcggcgtcgtcatGTTTTTCGCCGTCGACCGGCCAGGCGAACGTCCGCGCGTGTTCGTCCACAGACATCACCTCCGACGCCACGCCACGCTGGCGCACCCAGagcggctcgccggcgcggcaCATCCTGGAGAGCTGgtccgccgccgtggaggcgAGGTCGAGCACCAGCTGCTTGTCCTGCTCCTGCATGGGCGCCATGATGTACGCCGCGGCGCCGTCCATCTGCTGCGGCACGACGTTCGGCATGAGGTCGGCGCAGCCGCCCATGACCGGCGCCTGCTCGGCGAAGTGACGCGAGTAGACGTTCATGTCGAGGTCGAGCGGCGGCATGaggaccggcggcggcgcggacatGCAGCTGAGTGCCGACGTGGAAAGGACCGGCTGGCGGGCACCGCCGTAGCGGGTGGCGATGCAGGCCAAGCGGTCAAGCTGCGCGAAGCATCGATCAGTGGAGATAGATTATTCAAAACGCAACGCAATCGGTGTTGGCATGGTAGGTAGCTTTAGCTAGGGTTTTAGGAGGGGAGGGGTGCACGTAAGTACCTCGTCTTTGAGCCTAGCGTTCTCGATGCGGAGCTGCTGCTCCTCGTAGGTCATCTCGCCAaggacggcggcgtggccgcAGTTGGGGCAGACGACGTTGCGAATGGCGGCCTGGAGGCGGAAGTTGTCGCTCTTGAGGTTCTCGTTCTCCGCGCGCAGGATCACGTTGTCCGCCCTGTCCTGCTGCGCCTGATCAACACCATACATTGCACATGACGATCGATCATTGCATTATGACATCAAACTAATCAAGCCaaaagcaagcagcagcagcagcatacCTTCATCTGGGTGCGGCGATTCTGGAACCAGAACTTGACCTGGCGCGGTTTGAGGCCCAGCTCCTGACTCAGCTTCAGCCGCTGCTTGTCATCCGGATGCGGGCACTCCTTGAACAGCCTGCATGCATGGACGCCACAtgtcatctcatctcatcaccAATGGAGACGAAACGACCAAGCCTAGCTAGCAGCTGGCCGCTGCATTCAAGAAGATGGATTTGTTGTAACGTAACGTACGCCTCCATCTGCTGGATCTGGTGCGCCGTGTGGCGGTGGTACCGCTTCTTCttcccgccgcccgccgccgctccggcctGCTGCTGCCCGCCGTCTGCCGCCTGGTCGTGCCCGCTCTGCTGCGGCTTCTGCTCCCGCCCGTCGTCGTCCACGTCCGCGAAGCTGAGCAGGCTGTCGAGGTGGCCGCTGCCGGAGCCGCCGCTGagctccatctccatctcgaGGTCCATCTCCTCGTCCTTGGCCACATGGAGCCCGCCCATCAAGCCTTCCTCCTTCTGCACGCACCCACGTATATATTGTTACATACACCATGGCAAATCATTACctcaaagaagaagaaggaacaAGACTTACAGGTATcaaggtggtggcggcgctggagaAGTGGTGGAAGggcatggcggcggaggacgacaTGAAGCCGGCGAGCGCGGGGTTGGGGATGAGCGGCGAGGTGAAGAGCGcgtcggcggaggaggaggccccGGCCATGGCGGCCATGGACGACAGAACCTGGCAGTCCCCGAACATCCTGCGCATGTAGGTATATGCACGCGGTCAACGgcgggcggccggccggcgatccTTTTTAATAGCCTTTCGCGGCCGGTCTCCACTTACTCCTTCTCCGGCGCGGCctagcagtagcagtagcaaagagaaagaagaagatgaagcaagaagaggaggagcatGGCACACTACTCCTGACtcctgaggaggaggaggagaggaagagaggagatgGGGGGAGGGAAGAAAGGGGAACGAcggacggaggaggagaggtggtGAAAGGAGACAAGCGTAGTAAATGGGCGGAGTAAATACCCTGTCGGTTGTTCCGTGGCTCTCCCGCCCGCCTTGATCACTTCTTCTTTCTCctgctgcttgcttgcttgctctaCTAATGGCGgacgcctcctccctcgcccTCGACGACTGgccggagaagaagacgaTCTCCCTCTTTATGATGGTTGCAACAACAAGCGAGCaagaaaggaaggaaggatgACTCCTCTTTGACCTCCTCTTATTCCGCCTTTCCCCTTCACCAGCTACCCTCGCTGACGCCGCGGCCCCACCGTTGAATTCTCCTCAGGGGCCCCACACGTCAGCGGCGCCTTTCTCTACGCACCGTAAAGCACGGGGGGAGCGGGACCCACGTGTCAACGGGAGAGAGTCAAGCGGAGAGCAGTAACGGGCGCAGTAGCAGCGGGCGGGGGGGTGGAGTTAATGTGGTAATTAGTGAGAGCGGATTACAGTGAGACTGACAGAGTAAATGCGCGGCAACAGTAACGCTCGCTGCGAATCCGCGCCACCAGCCAACCGGtcaactgcatgcatgccctcCGATCACCCACCGGGACGGATCTGGGCCGTCCGTGGCCGACGCCGCGTTGCTATACGGAGCCGGAGGCACTGCAGCAGCATGTGTGTGTGCGAGTGAGTGAGTATCGTGCAGCAATTAATATGTAAGATTTGTACTAGCAATTGTACagccagcccagcccagcccaaccTATGTAGCTAAGCTGGTAGGAGGAGAGTGAAACAGTAATAAGTGTGCCTGCCTGCTCAAGATCATCGCCCGTATCTCTGCTTAATTTCGCTTTTGATCgctccatgcatgcacatgcacaGCCCACCACCATGTGTTTGTGTTGTTCATATTCAGATATGCATATGCTCCATCTCTGCACTGCCAGTGCTACATATATGAGATCATGCACCATatcttctatatataaatatatgcatcaCTGGCTACTAGCTACTTTCTAATTTAGtttcttccattttcttttgacAGTATAATGCTACAAAATACTGAAAGTATTGTATTGCAAAATGTATTAAGGTGCGtactaaatttgatcataacTTGAATTAGTTTATGAATAACACACGAGATAGTCTCTCCGTCGACCAGAAAATGGGGAAAAAGTAGAGATGAACCTGAACACCtacttgtctaaattcatccctccaaaatttatgtttttggGATGGATAGAGTACATACTACGTGTATGCATGGAAGGTACGTGGAATTGAATAATTTAATTGTTGTGGGCGTCAAACAAGGGATATATACTGGTGATAATCACCGAGAGAACGGTGGATATATAGTGTCTCATCGTTTTGGCAACTTTAACGAGCAtatgccaaattttaaatttagagattgattttaagttgattatatggttttttatattttacataatttgtttttagaatACTAAGAACATGAATGtaaaaggtatatatatataattgtgaTGATGAATATGTCGGAAGTACTAGTTTTAATTGGAGCATCATATAGGAGGGGAAAGCAGTATATACTGATCCTACATGGCGAGCTATCTtcacttttttgttttctctgcATGTGAAATGGTATCTAATATTCTAGTCCAACAACCCGGCcagcctatatatatattttttttcttcctttctttttcatattttttcccCTGGAGTTTGGCCAGTAGTTCGTTCGTTCGTTTTTCGTTTCCTTTTCTCCTCTTATCTGGTTCTGTTCATTCTGTTTCTCTAGCTAGCTCCGTCCAGATTCCAGACTTGAGAAGTTGAGAGTTCAGAGAgatatttgtgtgtgtgtgtgtgtgaactGCATGCCAAGGTAGTGATCGATCAGCATGTGGATGCGATCGAAATACTATAGActagaagaggaggaggacacGTATAAGGAAGTGAACTGAACTAATGCACGGGATCGTGTAGAGGCTACGCATGATGCATATTGGCAAATGGCAATATATATAGGCATATTGCCGCGCAGTACAGGTACGTGGTGCATACGTATATAGATATAGCGTACACTAGCTACATCAGTaccaacatataaatattttttaggttgtttaatactatcttcatcttttttttattttaatccgttgacttttgaatatatgtttgactaaaaaattttatgcaaatatgcagtATTATAAATCATTCTTAAGCTCATTTAGTTATAAAtcaattcataacaaaataattatataaatttttaaataagataaataattaaatatatgcctaaaagtcaacgacatcaaTCAAATACAAAAAGTGGATGGAGTATAGATTAGAgatgtcaaaatatttttcttttagtcaCTTTAATGGTAAATTTTTGAATCTTGAATTGATATTATTCTcttttataagcatatgaTTGTCCATAGAATCAGGAAAACGACTAATATTATAAGAATTAGTGTAgatatgattatattataatataaaatgtaagttgtataaatatttatattcaggACGTACAAAGGATATTGCTGTCTATCGCAAATGCAAGCCCATGGATCGACTTatcgatggatggatagatATATGGATCGACTTATGCATCTCTCCATCTGCATGGAGAAGATGGAGATAGAGCTGAACTTGCATGCAGTGGTGTGTGCGTACGGTGCGTACCGGCAGCTGCAGTAcactgtacgtacgtactactTACTGCTGCGGTCGGCCGGGATCGATCGAtttctatttaattatttactcttgtacgtttcaaaatataggaatATACATTATTCAGCAGATATTAATGTCAATAAATAATACAATGGAAcatcttaattaataatgaatTAGTAAGGATATATAAGAATAAAATGGGaacatttttaaataggtAGTAATTGATAGGATAagatttaaatcataaaaatacttacattttggaatggagattATTATAGGATTTATCCTAGTACAAAGAGTTATCCGGATTCAATACTAGgatatacattttttattactaatctattctaaaaaaaattcatttttagcTTACCTCATATAAATTGATACAAATCCGTAAATACTAGAACGCCTTTAACATTTTCAAATCTCAATGTTTGTGTCTCCTGcctttttaaatttcaatgtaTTTGTCCCTAACATTACTAAACTCCAATATCATGATTGCTCAAGAAATAAATTCTTTATAAGACAAAAGAGTAAAGCCAAATATAAAGTCTTCATGGAAAGGATGTGGTAGctatgtactccctctatttcttatttcttatAGTAAGACGTAAAAGTcttatatctagatttatataatatatatatatatgtaataaattatatatgtttaaatttattagtatttaaataatattagaaaaaatatttttagaacagAGGGAGAGAGTAATCAATCATTCAATCCGCACAGTAGACCGAGCATGCCTGCTATGAGtacacactctctctctctctccctcaatcTCTCTCGAGGAGTAGTATTTACTCCATCCATGTGATATTGGCTTGGGCCCCTTAACCCCAGGACCTGCTGCACTTGCGGCCTGATAAAAATGTGGCCTCGATCGATCGGATGGGCCAGCCAAAATGAGGTGAATTGAGCCCGGCCCAAATAAAAGAATATCCACAGGAACGCGCCGCGTGCGGTGCCACCTACCTCTCGTCTcctcgcctcctctcctcgtctTCCCCTTCCCCGCACACACACGCTCGCTcgccgcaccgcaccgcacccATGGCTCCCCctctcttcgccgccgcctcctcgcacgcatccctcctcctcccctccccctcccccaccgtCCACGGATCTCGCCGCCCCTTCTGCCTCCCTCtccgctcccgccgcccgcccgtcGTAGCGGCACCAGCCTCAGGCCGCCTCCAGGAACCGGGCATCCCCGACGAGTGGGGCGACCGCTCTCCCTCCGCACCCGAGCCGCCCTCCCAGCCCGACCCAcccatcgacgacgacgagtggGGCCGCGCCTCCGCCGAGGGGAACTCCCGCCCCGCCCCCGtcactgacgagtggggcgaGCCGGGGGTGCCCGAGCTCCagtccacctccgccgccgatccTCCTACCAACGACGACGAGTGGGGAGGGgatccggcgccggcgccagcgcctgcgcctgcgcccgcgcccgaggaggaagacggggaggagaggcgggaGGAGCTCAAACGCTGCTTGGTGGACACCGTGTACGGCTCCGACCTGGGATTCCGCGCGTCCGCTG
It encodes the following:
- the LOC102705950 gene encoding homeobox-leucine zipper protein ROC3 isoform X2; its protein translation is MFGDCQVLSSMAAMAGASSSADALFTSPLIPNPALAGFMSSSAAMPFHHFSSAATTLIPKEEGLMGGLHVAKDEEMDLEMEMELSGGSGSGHLDSLLSFADVDDDGREQKPQQSGHDQAADGGQQQAGAAAGGGKKKRYHRHTAHQIQQMEALFKECPHPDDKQRLKLSQELGLKPRQVKFWFQNRRTQMKAQQDRADNVILRAENENLKSDNFRLQAAIRNVVCPNCGHAAVLGEMTYEEQQLRIENARLKDELDRLACIATRYGGARQPVLSTSALSCMSAPPPVLMPPLDLDMNVYSRHFAEQAPVMGGCADLMPNVVPQQMDGAAAYIMAPMQEQDKQLVLDLASTAADQLSRMCRAGEPLWVRQRGVASEVMSVDEHARTFAWPVDGEKHDDAAGAVARTEGTRDNAVVIMNSINLVDAFLDADKWMELFPSIVCKARTIQIINHGAASGHLGNGTLLLMQAEVQFLSPLVPAREVVFFRYCVHNADEGSWAIVDFPAEGFQEGLLQASAVRCRRRPSGCIIQDMPNGYSRVVWVEHMEMVGEEKPLQPVFRDYVAGGAAFGATRWVSLLQRQCERLASELARNIADLGVIRTPEARTNMMKLSQRMITTFCANISASGSQSWTALSDSTEDTIRVTTRKNTEPGQPSGVILTAVSTSWLPFTHHQVFELLADEQQRCQLEILSNGGSLHEVAHIANGSHPRNCISLLRINAASNSSQNVELLLQESSTHPDGGSLVVFATVDVDAIQVTMSGEDPSYIPLLPLGFAIFPATSPSPAAATISSSTTTTTTTTGNGESSSTPPPGNSNADELPPAANGCLLTVGMQVLASAVPSAKLNLSSVTAINSHVCNAIHQITAALKGNAAAAGMSRAAAAAEPASAGSNQ
- the LOC102705950 gene encoding homeobox-leucine zipper protein ROC3 isoform X1, producing MRRMFGDCQVLSSMAAMAGASSSADALFTSPLIPNPALAGFMSSSAAMPFHHFSSAATTLIPKEEGLMGGLHVAKDEEMDLEMEMELSGGSGSGHLDSLLSFADVDDDGREQKPQQSGHDQAADGGQQQAGAAAGGGKKKRYHRHTAHQIQQMEALFKECPHPDDKQRLKLSQELGLKPRQVKFWFQNRRTQMKAQQDRADNVILRAENENLKSDNFRLQAAIRNVVCPNCGHAAVLGEMTYEEQQLRIENARLKDELDRLACIATRYGGARQPVLSTSALSCMSAPPPVLMPPLDLDMNVYSRHFAEQAPVMGGCADLMPNVVPQQMDGAAAYIMAPMQEQDKQLVLDLASTAADQLSRMCRAGEPLWVRQRGVASEVMSVDEHARTFAWPVDGEKHDDAAGAVARTEGTRDNAVVIMNSINLVDAFLDADKWMELFPSIVCKARTIQIINHGAASGHLGNGTLLLMQAEVQFLSPLVPAREVVFFRYCVHNADEGSWAIVDFPAEGFQEGLLQASAVRCRRRPSGCIIQDMPNGYSRVVWVEHMEMVGEEKPLQPVFRDYVAGGAAFGATRWVSLLQRQCERLASELARNIADLGVIRTPEARTNMMKLSQRMITTFCANISASGSQSWTALSDSTEDTIRVTTRKNTEPGQPSGVILTAVSTSWLPFTHHQVFELLADEQQRCQLEILSNGGSLHEVAHIANGSHPRNCISLLRINAASNSSQNVELLLQESSTHPDGGSLVVFATVDVDAIQVTMSGEDPSYIPLLPLGFAIFPATSPSPAAATISSSTTTTTTTTGNGESSSTPPPGNSNADELPPAANGCLLTVGMQVLASAVPSAKLNLSSVTAINSHVCNAIHQITAALKGNAAAAGMSRAAAAAEPASAGSNQ